A stretch of the Cryptosporangium phraense genome encodes the following:
- a CDS encoding LysR family transcriptional regulator: protein MSNLEVRQLRYFVAVAEELHFGRAAERLGMAQPPLSRAIREIERQLGVQLLERTTRQVALTPAGTALLRDARTALEAVEAAGRRARNAAEPRLRLAFKADYDAGLLPRMLAEFERSPSALPVELLMGGRDEQAPALRDGRADVALLVLPFDDRGVDVEPLLTEPRVVVLAANDPLAARTSLSLADLAGRELPDGTDAGDGGVAPPPPGSVVKRRDLAQIFSLVEVGSVVWFVPVSLARRHARAGLAFREVTDLTPSTLAVAWPSDSRSPAVAAFVRAAQDVAADPSVLAAGGSYTYS, encoded by the coding sequence ATGAGTAACCTGGAGGTTCGGCAGCTGCGGTATTTCGTCGCGGTCGCCGAGGAGCTGCACTTCGGGCGGGCGGCCGAGAGGCTCGGGATGGCGCAGCCGCCGCTGTCGCGGGCGATCCGGGAGATCGAACGGCAGCTCGGCGTGCAGCTGCTGGAACGGACGACCCGCCAGGTCGCGCTCACGCCCGCGGGCACCGCGCTGCTCCGCGACGCCCGGACCGCGCTCGAGGCGGTCGAGGCCGCTGGGCGGCGGGCCCGGAACGCCGCCGAGCCTCGGCTACGCCTCGCCTTCAAGGCCGACTACGACGCCGGCCTGCTGCCGCGCATGCTCGCGGAGTTCGAACGGAGCCCGTCTGCCCTTCCGGTCGAACTACTCATGGGCGGACGCGACGAGCAAGCGCCGGCCCTGCGCGACGGACGGGCCGACGTGGCGCTGCTGGTGCTGCCGTTCGACGACCGAGGCGTCGACGTCGAGCCGCTGCTGACCGAGCCGCGGGTCGTGGTGCTGGCGGCCAACGACCCGCTGGCCGCCCGGACGTCGCTGTCGCTGGCCGATCTGGCCGGCCGGGAGCTGCCGGACGGGACCGACGCGGGCGACGGCGGGGTGGCGCCTCCGCCGCCGGGGTCGGTGGTGAAGCGCCGGGATCTGGCCCAGATCTTCAGCCTGGTCGAGGTCGGGAGCGTCGTCTGGTTCGTGCCCGTGTCGCTGGCTCGACGGCACGCGCGTGCCGGGCTCGCGTTCCGCGAGGTCACCGACCTGACGCCGTCGACGTTGGCCGTCGCCTGGCCGTCGGACTCGCGCTCGCCGGCGGTGGCCGCGTTCGTCCGGGCCGCGCAGGACGTCGCGGCCGATCCGTCAGTCCTTGCGGCCGGTGGCAGCTACACCTACTCCTAG
- a CDS encoding NAD(P)H-binding protein gives MIVVTAPTGRISSRLLRLLLDEDRHDLRVIARDPDRLPADVRKKVQVVVGSHSEPAVIDRAFRGADAVFWLLPPNGSATDRTAAKVAFAQAAVDAFARGDVGRVVGASNLGRGTLMAGRAGLATLSLAVDDSIAATGVPYRALALPGFMDNVGYQARGIVDGGVLAEAMDPDRRLPAVATRDIAAVAARLLVDESWTGFEEVPVLGPEDLSPAERAAILTDVLGRPVRYQQLSLDALRARLVGQGWSEVMAQAMVEMTIAKNEGLDNGVERTTENSTPTTFREWCGEFFSPAR, from the coding sequence ATGATCGTTGTCACCGCCCCCACCGGGCGGATCAGCTCCCGCCTCCTTCGCCTGCTCCTCGACGAGGACCGGCACGACCTCCGCGTCATCGCCCGCGACCCCGACCGCCTGCCCGCCGACGTCCGCAAGAAGGTGCAGGTCGTGGTGGGCTCGCACAGCGAGCCCGCGGTCATCGACCGCGCGTTCCGCGGCGCGGACGCGGTCTTCTGGCTGCTCCCGCCGAACGGGTCCGCCACCGACCGGACCGCGGCGAAGGTGGCCTTCGCCCAGGCCGCGGTCGACGCGTTCGCGCGCGGCGACGTCGGCCGGGTCGTCGGCGCCTCCAACCTCGGCCGAGGTACCCTGATGGCCGGACGGGCCGGCCTGGCGACGCTCTCGCTCGCGGTGGACGACTCGATCGCTGCTACCGGCGTGCCGTACCGGGCGCTCGCTCTGCCCGGGTTCATGGACAACGTCGGCTACCAGGCGCGGGGCATCGTGGACGGCGGGGTGCTCGCCGAGGCGATGGATCCGGATCGCCGGTTGCCGGCCGTGGCTACCCGGGACATCGCCGCCGTGGCGGCCCGGTTGCTCGTCGACGAGAGCTGGACCGGGTTCGAGGAGGTGCCGGTGCTCGGGCCCGAGGACCTGTCACCGGCCGAGCGGGCGGCGATCCTGACCGACGTGCTCGGCCGGCCGGTGCGATACCAGCAGCTCTCGCTCGACGCTCTGCGGGCTCGGTTGGTCGGGCAGGGGTGGTCGGAGGTGATGGCGCAGGCGATGGTCGAGATGACGATCGCGAAGAACGAGGGCCTCGACAACGGGGTGGAACGAACTACCGAGAACAGCACGCCGACGACGTTCCGCGAGTGGTGCGGAGAGTTCTTCAGCCCAGCGCGCTGA
- a CDS encoding SDR family NAD(P)-dependent oxidoreductase, whose translation MKPILIVGAGPGLGLAVARRFGRSGHPVGLISRNGDRHEGYVTALRSAGITAVAVAADVTDPAQTSRAVAAVTEELGPIEVLYCGPGAPDPAARPAPILQATASDLDEAIRAMVRPALDLTGLVLPGMIERGSGTLLYVTGLSAVVPLPMIGALAPASAALRTYALTMNVALAETGVYAGAAVIGGLITGGDIHRAALAAVAAAGGPPPSGAPAADASAPVGGLPTLDPDRIADGIADLAATRDRAEVVFSALG comes from the coding sequence GTGAAACCAATTCTGATTGTCGGAGCGGGGCCCGGGCTGGGGCTTGCGGTTGCTCGTCGGTTCGGGCGTAGCGGGCACCCGGTCGGGCTGATCTCCCGGAACGGGGATCGGCACGAGGGGTACGTGACCGCGCTGCGCTCGGCGGGGATCACGGCGGTGGCCGTAGCGGCCGACGTCACCGACCCGGCGCAGACGTCTCGGGCGGTGGCGGCCGTGACCGAGGAGCTCGGGCCGATCGAGGTGCTGTACTGCGGGCCGGGCGCGCCGGATCCGGCCGCGCGACCGGCGCCGATCCTGCAGGCGACCGCGTCCGACCTGGACGAGGCGATCCGGGCCATGGTCCGGCCCGCGCTCGACCTCACCGGGCTGGTGCTGCCGGGAATGATCGAGCGCGGGTCCGGGACGCTGCTGTACGTGACCGGGCTGTCGGCGGTCGTGCCGCTGCCGATGATCGGCGCGCTGGCTCCGGCCTCGGCAGCGCTGCGCACGTATGCGCTGACGATGAACGTCGCCCTGGCCGAGACCGGGGTGTACGCGGGCGCCGCGGTGATCGGAGGCCTCATCACCGGCGGAGACATCCACCGAGCGGCCCTCGCCGCCGTGGCCGCGGCGGGTGGCCCACCGCCGAGCGGCGCGCCCGCGGCCGACGCGTCCGCGCCCGTCGGCGGCCTGCCGACGCTCGATCCGGACCGCATCGCGGACGGGATCGCCGACCTGGCGGCCACCCGCGACCGGGCCGAGGTCGTGTTCAGCGCGCTGGGCTGA
- a CDS encoding winged helix-turn-helix transcriptional regulator, translating to MSGRNTVVSSLPARVPLAEYEACPVTEVFRRFGDKWTLVTLMLLSERTHRFNELQHRIEGISQRMLTRTLRALESDGLVQRTVHPTVPPSVEYSLTPPGRSLLGPLAEIAAWAVGREPG from the coding sequence ATGTCCGGTAGGAACACCGTTGTTAGTTCCCTGCCCGCAAGGGTTCCGCTCGCCGAATACGAGGCCTGCCCGGTCACCGAGGTCTTCCGCCGCTTCGGTGACAAGTGGACGCTCGTGACGCTGATGCTGCTCTCCGAACGGACGCACCGCTTCAACGAGCTGCAGCACCGCATCGAGGGCATCAGCCAGCGGATGCTCACCCGCACGCTCCGGGCCCTCGAGTCGGACGGTCTGGTGCAGCGAACCGTGCACCCGACCGTCCCGCCGTCGGTGGAGTACTCGCTGACGCCCCCCGGCCGTTCCCTGCTCGGACCCCTCGCGGAGATCGCGGCCTGGGCCGTCGGCCGAGAACCCGGCTGA
- a CDS encoding NAD(P)H-binding protein: MIVITAPTGHIGSQVVQGLLEAGAPVRVIVRDPARLAPGVADRVQVVVGSHRDADVVGTAFDGADAVFWLVPADPRASGVDDAYSGFARAGLEAMKGVGRVVGISALGRGTPVAGQAGYVTATLAMDDLIAATGVPYRALTMPSFMDNVARQAGPIGSTGVFYGPTRPDLRAPAVATRDIAAVASRLLVDETWTGVEEVPVLGPEDLSSDEMAATITDVLGRPVRYQQIPVADFRANLVRNGMSEAMAQGMADMATAKNDGLDHGVTRTPENSTPTTFRQWCEEVLKPAVL; this comes from the coding sequence ATGATCGTGATTACCGCGCCGACCGGACACATCGGCAGTCAGGTGGTGCAGGGCCTCCTCGAGGCCGGTGCGCCGGTCCGCGTCATCGTCCGGGATCCGGCCCGGCTCGCGCCGGGCGTCGCCGACCGCGTGCAGGTCGTGGTCGGTTCCCATCGTGATGCGGACGTCGTGGGGACGGCGTTCGACGGGGCCGACGCGGTGTTCTGGCTGGTACCGGCGGATCCCCGGGCCTCCGGCGTGGACGACGCGTACTCCGGCTTCGCGCGCGCCGGCCTCGAGGCGATGAAGGGCGTCGGCCGGGTCGTCGGCATCTCGGCCCTGGGGCGGGGGACGCCGGTGGCCGGGCAGGCGGGTTACGTCACCGCGACGCTGGCCATGGACGACCTGATCGCGGCCACCGGCGTGCCGTACCGGGCGCTGACCATGCCGTCGTTCATGGACAACGTGGCCAGGCAGGCGGGTCCGATCGGGTCGACCGGAGTGTTCTACGGGCCGACGCGGCCGGACCTGCGTGCGCCCGCCGTCGCCACCCGGGACATCGCCGCGGTGGCCTCGCGGCTGCTCGTCGACGAGACCTGGACCGGCGTCGAGGAGGTGCCGGTGCTCGGGCCGGAGGACCTCAGCTCCGACGAGATGGCCGCGACGATCACGGACGTGCTCGGACGGCCGGTGCGGTACCAGCAGATCCCGGTCGCGGACTTCCGGGCCAACCTGGTGCGCAACGGGATGTCGGAGGCGATGGCCCAGGGGATGGCCGACATGGCGACGGCCAAGAACGACGGGCTGGACCACGGCGTGACTCGGACCCCGGAGAACAGCACGCCGACGACGTTCCGGCAGTGGTGCGAAGAGGTCCTGAAACCGGCTGTCCTCTGA
- a CDS encoding SRPBCC family protein, which translates to MADIVHRIGVIAPLDDVYRAITTTDDLAAWWTRDTKSQDDTLLFRFGDVGGFDMQVKEADPAGRVRWLVTDGPEEWIGTDVNWRLEQRDQYTIVLFSHEGWREPVEFMYHCSTKWAVFLLSLKELVETGQGRPAPDDLQISDWH; encoded by the coding sequence ATGGCTGACATCGTGCATCGAATCGGCGTCATCGCCCCGCTCGACGACGTCTACCGTGCGATCACCACGACCGACGACCTCGCCGCCTGGTGGACGAGGGACACCAAGTCCCAGGACGACACGCTGCTCTTCCGGTTCGGCGACGTCGGCGGCTTCGACATGCAGGTCAAGGAGGCCGATCCGGCCGGCCGGGTCCGCTGGCTGGTCACCGACGGACCGGAGGAGTGGATCGGCACCGACGTGAACTGGCGCCTCGAGCAGCGAGACCAGTACACGATCGTGCTGTTCTCCCACGAGGGTTGGCGCGAGCCGGTCGAGTTCATGTACCACTGCAGCACCAAGTGGGCGGTGTTCCTGCTCAGCCTGAAGGAGCTCGTCGAGACCGGGCAGGGCCGCCCGGCCCCCGACGACCTACAGATCAGCGACTGGCACTAG
- a CDS encoding VOC family protein translates to MTFWQLTINAKEPARLAQFWAAALGYTAVPPGAPDTSWNRHYRARLGDSPAFADRIFDPEGLRPPIWFQPSPEERTGPNRLHLDLYPTGRDTTLTYERMVEIVDARVAELVELGATVERSEGSDDPDDAFYWVVLNDPEGNVFCVS, encoded by the coding sequence ATGACGTTCTGGCAGCTGACGATCAACGCGAAGGAACCGGCCCGGCTGGCGCAGTTCTGGGCGGCGGCGCTGGGATACACGGCGGTGCCGCCGGGTGCGCCGGACACGAGCTGGAATCGGCACTACCGGGCTCGGCTGGGTGATTCGCCGGCGTTCGCGGACCGGATCTTCGACCCGGAGGGGCTGCGTCCGCCGATCTGGTTCCAGCCCAGCCCGGAGGAGCGGACCGGCCCCAACCGCCTGCACCTCGACCTGTACCCGACCGGCCGCGACACGACGCTGACGTACGAGCGGATGGTGGAGATCGTCGACGCGAGGGTCGCGGAACTAGTGGAGCTGGGGGCGACGGTCGAGCGTTCGGAAGGGTCCGACGACCCGGACGACGCGTTCTACTGGGTCGTGCTGAACGACCCGGAAGGCAACGTCTTCTGCGTCAGCTGA
- a CDS encoding GNAT family N-acetyltransferase encodes MNVTIEPWTTADLELLRQINTPEMKAHLGGPESDAQVLVRHRRYLAFPTDGTGCMYSIRLGATPVGSVGYHARTWRGEPIHEIGWNVLPPYQGRGIAAEAARAAAAAVGRGGWLHAFPRVGNRASNAVCRRVGFELVGECDFEFPPGRVMRSNDWRLQLTQKTLPSGSFSTTQ; translated from the coding sequence GTGAACGTCACGATCGAGCCGTGGACAACCGCTGACCTGGAGCTACTCCGGCAGATCAACACGCCGGAGATGAAGGCCCACCTCGGTGGGCCGGAATCCGACGCCCAGGTGCTCGTGCGCCACCGCCGCTACCTGGCGTTCCCGACCGACGGCACCGGATGCATGTACAGCATCCGCCTCGGCGCGACGCCGGTCGGGAGCGTCGGCTACCACGCCCGAACCTGGCGCGGAGAGCCGATCCACGAGATCGGCTGGAACGTCCTCCCGCCGTACCAGGGCCGGGGAATCGCCGCCGAAGCCGCCCGGGCCGCAGCCGCCGCCGTCGGGCGCGGTGGGTGGTTGCACGCGTTTCCCAGGGTGGGGAACCGGGCTTCGAACGCGGTCTGCCGACGCGTCGGGTTCGAGCTCGTCGGCGAGTGCGACTTCGAGTTCCCGCCCGGGCGGGTCATGCGGAGCAACGACTGGCGGCTTCAGCTGACGCAGAAGACGTTGCCTTCCGGGTCGTTCAGCACGACCCAGTAG
- a CDS encoding MFS transporter: MLTRAAYLAAVVFGAFWGTWGSAVPRVRAQSHLDDGQLGVALLFVSAGALPAMLLAGRALDRWGLRCAAWLVATLGAAGVATAVFAEGLVSLCVGLVLVGVTSGANDVAMNSVGGRAERVSGRPVITRAGGVFSASVVVSSLGAGAAYAAGASTWVPFAGVLGLAGVAAVAMYRALPSAGARPSAADSEVAPGLRGGGSRGGGSLGGRAGAGVGALVVVGVLGALAFASENAHQSWGAIYLVDVFGAGAGLSALAPAVFAGVVAVTRFGVGALKPGHARVVLVVGAIVAAAGAAVVSRAPTVGVALAGLVLAAAGTAGLFPTFLSIVSGNVAESARGRATSIVTVVSYLGFLLGPVYVGAWAGAAGLRGAMLAVAALGVALAALTLPLLAVSRYTVEGEPGERHDRAVDNR; this comes from the coding sequence ATGCTGACGCGAGCCGCCTACCTCGCCGCCGTCGTCTTCGGTGCCTTCTGGGGGACGTGGGGGTCCGCGGTGCCTCGGGTGCGGGCTCAATCCCATCTGGACGACGGGCAGCTGGGCGTTGCGCTGCTGTTCGTGAGTGCGGGCGCGTTGCCGGCGATGTTGCTGGCCGGGCGGGCGCTGGATCGGTGGGGGCTGCGGTGCGCGGCGTGGCTGGTCGCGACGCTGGGGGCGGCCGGGGTGGCGACGGCGGTTTTCGCGGAGGGGCTCGTCTCGCTGTGCGTCGGGTTGGTGCTCGTGGGGGTGACCAGCGGGGCGAACGACGTCGCGATGAACTCGGTCGGGGGGCGGGCCGAGCGGGTGTCGGGGCGGCCGGTGATCACGCGGGCCGGTGGAGTGTTCTCGGCGAGCGTCGTCGTGTCGAGTCTCGGGGCCGGGGCGGCGTACGCGGCGGGGGCGTCGACGTGGGTGCCGTTTGCTGGGGTTTTGGGGTTGGCCGGGGTGGCGGCGGTAGCGATGTACCGGGCGCTGCCGAGCGCGGGAGCGCGGCCGAGCGCGGCGGATTCGGAGGTGGCGCCGGGTTTGCGCGGTGGGGGTTCGCGTGGTGGGGGTTCGCTCGGCGGGAGGGCGGGGGCCGGGGTCGGAGCTCTGGTGGTGGTCGGGGTGTTGGGGGCCCTGGCCTTCGCCTCGGAGAACGCTCACCAGAGCTGGGGCGCGATCTATCTCGTGGACGTGTTCGGGGCCGGCGCGGGGCTGAGCGCGCTGGCGCCGGCGGTGTTCGCCGGGGTGGTCGCGGTGACCCGGTTCGGGGTCGGCGCGTTGAAGCCCGGGCACGCCCGGGTGGTGCTCGTCGTCGGGGCGATCGTGGCGGCGGCCGGAGCGGCGGTCGTGTCCCGGGCGCCGACGGTCGGGGTGGCGCTGGCCGGACTCGTGCTGGCCGCGGCCGGGACCGCGGGACTGTTCCCGACGTTTCTGAGCATCGTGTCCGGCAACGTCGCCGAGTCCGCGCGCGGCCGGGCGACGTCGATCGTGACCGTCGTGTCGTATCTCGGGTTCCTGCTCGGCCCGGTGTACGTCGGCGCCTGGGCCGGAGCGGCCGGTCTGCGCGGCGCGATGCTCGCGGTCGCCGCCCTGGGAGTAGCCCTGGCCGCACTCACGCTCCCGCTACTGGCGGTCAGCCGCTACACGGTGGAAGGTGAGCCCGGTGAACGTCACGATCGAGCCGTGGACAACCGCTGA